In Chryseobacterium gotjawalense, the following are encoded in one genomic region:
- the traK gene encoding conjugative transposon protein TraK, translating into MLVKNIEQKIKINKAVSIASILFAVFVVIAGFVMAYKMVQDSRKSLYVIDNGVPILVKQTDELLNRPVEYQSQIELFHRLFFTLAPDDRYIKENVEKSLYLIDDSGKKEYTNLREKGFYNQIISGNSLVTVRNDSIKIDLPNRKFIYYGTQMINRKKSLIIRKLITEGNFEDMIRSPNNPHGVLLRNWRILDNSELSNKTKSNY; encoded by the coding sequence ATGCTAGTTAAAAACATAGAACAGAAAATAAAAATAAATAAAGCGGTGTCAATAGCATCGATACTCTTTGCGGTTTTCGTTGTTATTGCAGGATTTGTGATGGCTTACAAAATGGTGCAAGATTCACGAAAATCATTATATGTGATTGACAACGGTGTTCCCATTTTGGTCAAGCAAACGGACGAATTATTAAACCGACCAGTGGAGTATCAATCTCAGATCGAATTATTTCACCGCTTATTTTTTACCCTCGCACCAGATGACAGATACATCAAGGAAAACGTCGAAAAATCTCTATACCTCATTGACGATAGTGGAAAAAAAGAATATACAAATCTGCGAGAGAAGGGATTTTATAATCAGATTATCTCTGGAAATTCTTTGGTTACAGTAAGGAACGATTCTATAAAAATAGACTTACCAAATAGAAAATTCATCTATTACGGTACGCAGATGATCAACCGTAAAAAGTCCCTAATCATTCGAAAATTAATTACTGAGGGAAATTTTGAGGATATGATAAGAAGTCCAAATAATCCTCATGGTGTTCTTCTGAGAAACTGGAGAATTTTAGATAATAGCGAACTGTCTAACAAAACAAAATCCAACTACTAA
- the traM gene encoding conjugative transposon protein TraM, with amino-acid sequence MDIKKLNFKQPKYIFPLILLPVILFLGYQTTNYLGKEKQPQKVTQDLSLNLGETQDSILSKNAAYDDFFKKGDGRSMLDGIDKEEDSLQNYSDNLDDHQRRYIDSLKTVRSLNNGSSTDLGKGSYYKQQSKINSDEKDFQRSAEMIRMLNNESNGQGRNANNYSDSPSGLNAAKQEKENDPVKMLRKQMLMMDSLEKAKDPEYQSALASEKKLKKNKEKMAAFLNSTLRVNKSSLNPSFNSISKKKDNNFIKAVIDENLKGYLGSRIGFRLLEDINVGKHKITKGSILYGQISGFSLQRVNLNVISILNNGEILPINLSVFDMDGMQGLYVPQSDFREMLREMGANSVQGTQMDSSGESFFTSLFSSLFSSTSTTISNMIRQNKAKLKYNSYIFLINDKELKQNEND; translated from the coding sequence ATGGACATTAAGAAACTCAATTTTAAACAGCCAAAATATATTTTCCCATTGATTCTTCTGCCAGTTATCCTTTTTCTTGGCTATCAGACGACAAATTATTTAGGGAAAGAAAAACAGCCACAGAAAGTAACCCAAGATTTATCCCTTAATCTGGGAGAAACGCAGGATTCTATATTATCGAAAAATGCAGCCTATGATGATTTTTTCAAAAAAGGAGATGGAAGATCAATGCTTGATGGAATTGACAAAGAAGAAGATAGTCTGCAAAATTATTCTGATAATCTTGACGATCACCAAAGAAGATATATCGATTCGCTTAAAACAGTTCGATCACTTAATAATGGAAGTTCAACTGATTTGGGAAAGGGTAGTTACTACAAGCAACAGTCAAAAATAAATTCTGATGAAAAAGATTTTCAGCGTTCCGCAGAAATGATACGAATGCTGAATAATGAAAGCAATGGACAAGGAAGAAACGCAAACAATTATTCCGATTCTCCATCAGGTTTAAATGCTGCAAAACAGGAAAAAGAGAATGATCCGGTGAAGATGTTAAGAAAACAAATGTTGATGATGGATTCTTTGGAAAAAGCAAAAGATCCGGAATATCAGTCTGCATTGGCTTCTGAAAAGAAGTTGAAAAAGAATAAAGAAAAGATGGCTGCTTTTTTAAACTCAACACTTCGCGTAAATAAGTCATCATTGAATCCAAGTTTCAATTCAATCTCGAAGAAAAAGGATAACAATTTTATAAAAGCAGTGATTGATGAAAATCTAAAAGGGTATCTCGGAAGCAGAATCGGTTTTCGACTTTTAGAAGACATCAATGTTGGAAAACATAAAATTACCAAAGGGTCTATTTTATATGGCCAAATATCAGGATTTTCTCTACAGAGAGTGAATTTGAATGTGATTTCAATTTTAAATAACGGTGAAATTCTGCCCATAAATCTCTCTGTTTTTGACATGGACGGAATGCAGGGATTGTATGTTCCACAAAGTGACTTTAGAGAAATGCTCCGAGAAATGGGTGCCAATTCTGTACAGGGAACTCAAATGGATAGCAGTGGAGAAAGCTTTTTTACCAGTCTTTTTAGCAGTTTATTCAGTTCGACTTCTACAACCATTTCTAACATGATCCGTCAGAACAAAGCAAAACTGAAATACAACTCTTACATCTTCCTTATTAATGACAAAGAACTTAAACAAAATGAAAATGATTAA
- the traN gene encoding conjugative transposon protein TraN → MIKNTSKILLLALSIFAVISVSAQTEMPEKRVTDLAKLDISNGVSLHIISPEPIQFVDLSTNNLTGDLPAENIARIKITDANGTDSTSIRKNIDVQNLGVITIVCQSFMAQYKVNYLDFKSNAVTNIQIQPVDMQPLEYPKMAFSNSELHRFSLDILRKNKLNKPIREVKGLKLTMQINNVYVVNDYIFLDMTFLNSSNLGYDIDAIKFSVEDKKIYKATNNQSIAIDPLFKLYDQKQFKKSYHNIYVFKKFTYPNSKVMKIRLLEEQLSGRAIEMTVKYSDILNADTF, encoded by the coding sequence ATGATTAAAAATACATCGAAAATATTACTTCTTGCATTATCAATTTTTGCAGTAATATCAGTTTCCGCTCAAACAGAAATGCCCGAAAAACGAGTAACAGATTTAGCAAAATTAGATATTTCAAATGGAGTAAGTCTCCATATTATTTCGCCAGAACCTATCCAGTTTGTGGATTTATCAACAAATAATCTCACTGGTGATTTGCCAGCTGAAAATATCGCGCGAATAAAAATAACCGATGCGAATGGGACGGATTCAACTTCAATTCGTAAAAATATTGATGTACAAAATTTAGGAGTTATTACCATCGTTTGCCAATCTTTTATGGCTCAGTACAAAGTCAATTATTTAGATTTTAAAAGCAACGCTGTAACCAATATCCAAATTCAACCAGTAGATATGCAGCCGCTTGAATATCCTAAAATGGCATTCTCTAATTCGGAACTGCATCGATTCTCTTTAGATATTCTGCGTAAAAACAAATTAAATAAACCTATTCGAGAAGTAAAAGGTCTCAAACTCACGATGCAGATTAATAATGTTTATGTGGTAAATGATTACATCTTTCTGGACATGACTTTTCTAAATTCTTCCAATTTAGGTTATGATATCGATGCGATTAAATTTTCTGTAGAGGATAAAAAAATCTATAAGGCAACCAATAATCAGAGTATCGCCATTGATCCGCTTTTTAAATTATACGATCAAAAACAATTTAAGAAAAGTTACCACAATATTTACGTCTTCAAAAAATTTACTTATCCCAATAGTAAAGTGATGAAAATTCGACTTTTGGAAGAACAACTCTCTGGGAGAGCCATCGAAATGACCGTGAAATATTCAGACATTTTAAATGCTGATACTTTTTAA
- a CDS encoding type IV secretion system DNA-binding domain-containing protein: MQEQQNQIKIYSFFQKMVYFIVLLDCASLFFLSANIPFVTDLLTKFAKMGLFYPPVNAKICTIILITLVAIGTRAKKKIDLNIGKQILLPIIIGLSLMFSSLVFISEAGNNTLPKVIPPLNLYQIIYTLLSFLGALVAQVGADNISKLMQQKMGKDRWNIEEESFAQNQELVKTDTSINIPYLFRFNKKTNKGWININPFRGTMVIGTPGSGKSFGVINPAIRQMIDKVFCLCIYDFKFPDLAKIAYYHYLIKKRKDSNYQHQFHVINLNDVEKSKRVNPFKKEYIRTLAEAQEMAESMVSSLQKGGSSSGGGSEAFFTQSAINFLSSCIYFFATFENGKYSDLPHILSFMNRSYKDIFDTLFTNEEIYSLLSPFKTAYDNKAFDQLEGQVGTLKIFLSRLATKESFWVFSGDEVELKITDKENPSILILASDPGTQDINSALYSSVLNRTLRLINSKDNLPGGIIADEFPTIYIHKIDNIVATARSNKIAVLLGLQEIPQLRQFYKKEVADTISAIVGNILSGSARDKNTLDWMEKMFGKIKQKSFSQSISQQGTTTSINEKMDFMIPAGKIAALKTGEMVGMIAQGEENNTEEYKTSAINGKINLDMKAIKNEENNYVPLPNYYSFIDKKGNDRKKEVLMTNFRKINKEVELIVNETITA; encoded by the coding sequence ATGCAAGAGCAACAAAATCAAATTAAGATCTACAGCTTTTTCCAAAAGATGGTTTATTTTATCGTCTTATTGGATTGTGCTTCTTTGTTTTTTCTTTCTGCAAATATTCCATTTGTAACTGATCTTCTGACAAAGTTCGCGAAGATGGGTCTTTTTTACCCACCTGTAAATGCTAAAATCTGTACAATCATTCTTATTACATTGGTTGCAATAGGAACAAGGGCAAAGAAAAAGATAGATTTAAATATCGGTAAACAAATTCTGTTACCAATTATCATCGGATTATCATTGATGTTTTCTTCCCTTGTTTTTATTTCTGAAGCTGGAAACAATACTCTTCCGAAAGTAATTCCGCCATTAAATCTTTATCAAATTATTTACACACTTTTATCTTTTCTGGGGGCATTGGTAGCGCAAGTTGGTGCAGATAATATTTCAAAATTGATGCAACAGAAAATGGGTAAAGACCGCTGGAATATTGAAGAAGAAAGTTTTGCTCAAAATCAAGAACTGGTGAAAACTGACACATCGATTAATATTCCTTACCTCTTTCGATTTAATAAAAAAACCAACAAAGGTTGGATTAACATTAATCCGTTTCGAGGAACGATGGTTATTGGAACGCCTGGATCCGGAAAATCATTTGGAGTTATAAATCCGGCAATCCGACAAATGATTGATAAGGTTTTTTGTCTTTGTATTTATGATTTCAAGTTTCCTGATTTGGCCAAAATCGCCTACTATCATTATCTCATAAAGAAGAGAAAGGATTCTAATTATCAACATCAATTTCATGTCATCAATCTGAATGACGTTGAGAAATCCAAAAGAGTTAATCCATTTAAAAAAGAATACATCCGAACTTTAGCGGAAGCACAAGAAATGGCAGAATCTATGGTTTCATCTTTACAAAAAGGAGGCTCAAGTTCTGGTGGTGGTTCGGAAGCATTTTTCACTCAATCTGCGATTAACTTTCTTTCTTCTTGCATCTACTTTTTTGCGACTTTCGAAAATGGGAAGTACTCTGATTTGCCTCATATTCTATCTTTTATGAATAGAAGTTATAAAGATATTTTCGATACTCTTTTTACCAACGAAGAAATTTATTCCTTGCTTTCACCTTTCAAAACAGCTTATGATAATAAAGCATTTGATCAGTTAGAAGGACAAGTTGGGACTTTGAAAATTTTCCTTTCCCGTTTGGCTACAAAAGAAAGTTTTTGGGTGTTTTCAGGCGATGAAGTAGAACTGAAAATCACGGATAAAGAAAATCCGTCCATCCTAATTTTGGCTTCCGATCCAGGAACACAGGATATTAATTCTGCATTGTATTCATCGGTTTTAAATAGAACATTGCGACTTATCAATTCCAAAGATAATTTGCCGGGAGGAATTATCGCAGACGAATTTCCGACCATTTACATTCATAAAATAGACAATATTGTGGCTACTGCAAGAAGCAATAAGATTGCCGTCTTACTAGGACTTCAAGAGATTCCGCAGCTTCGTCAGTTCTACAAAAAAGAAGTTGCTGATACGATTTCCGCTATTGTTGGAAATATTCTTTCAGGTTCAGCAAGAGATAAAAACACATTGGATTGGATGGAGAAAATGTTTGGGAAAATCAAACAGAAAAGTTTTTCACAATCTATTTCACAACAAGGAACGACTACCAGTATTAATGAAAAAATGGATTTTATGATTCCTGCAGGTAAAATCGCTGCGCTCAAAACAGGGGAAATGGTCGGGATGATTGCGCAAGGCGAAGAAAATAACACTGAAGAATATAAAACATCGGCAATCAATGGGAAAATTAATCTTGATATGAAGGCAATTAAAAACGAGGAAAATAATTATGTCCCGCTGCCAAATTACTATTCATTTATCGACAAAAAAGGAAATGACCGAAAGAAAGAAGTTCTAATGACCAATTTTCGAAAAATAAATAAAGAGGTAGAACTCATTGTTAATGAAACGATCACAGCCTAA
- a CDS encoding M23 family metallopeptidase yields MKQQFKYKVTFLVLFCGSLAFAQFNTLTRNSMKKDEIFPKKEEMQQVGKDKDEKVKDEKEKKKNIRIKFFNTTSKAKLKRELDSLKTLMLKYSLSKNTNEKLNFKKIEDSLIQMMKKNIENSTEINSRTSIKQYDFVNDDQPNAVSKIFMPLKNGIMVTSPFGTRIHPIFGKMKMHNGADLKANYENVHSVMDGIITEAGWDSGGGGNYIKIRHSNSYVTSYLHLSQIYYKVGEYVKAGFIIAKSGNSGNSTGAHLHFSVTENGNYINPIRFLNDLIKANNLIATYYAN; encoded by the coding sequence ATGAAACAACAGTTTAAATATAAGGTGACTTTTCTAGTCTTGTTTTGCGGTTCGCTGGCATTTGCACAGTTCAACACGCTTACCAGAAATTCAATGAAGAAGGATGAAATTTTCCCTAAAAAAGAAGAGATGCAGCAAGTGGGAAAGGACAAAGATGAAAAAGTCAAAGATGAAAAAGAGAAAAAGAAAAACATTCGAATAAAATTCTTTAATACTACTTCAAAAGCCAAATTGAAAAGAGAATTGGATTCTTTAAAAACGCTTATGCTCAAATATAGTCTGTCTAAGAATACAAATGAAAAACTCAATTTCAAAAAGATTGAAGATTCCTTAATACAAATGATGAAAAAAAATATTGAAAATTCAACCGAAATTAATTCAAGAACATCTATTAAACAATATGATTTTGTTAATGATGATCAACCAAATGCAGTTTCAAAAATATTTATGCCATTGAAAAACGGAATTATGGTGACCTCACCTTTTGGAACTCGTATTCATCCCATATTTGGAAAAATGAAAATGCATAATGGTGCTGATTTAAAAGCGAATTATGAAAATGTTCATTCTGTAATGGATGGAATCATAACGGAAGCAGGATGGGATTCTGGCGGTGGTGGAAATTATATTAAAATCAGACATTCCAATTCCTATGTAACCTCCTATCTCCATTTATCGCAAATTTATTACAAAGTGGGAGAATATGTAAAAGCCGGATTTATCATCGCGAAAAGTGGAAATTCTGGAAATTCTACTGGAGCACATTTACACTTTTCAGTTACTGAAAATGGAAATTATATAAATCCTATTCGGTTCCTAAATGATCTTATTAAAGCAAACAATTTAATCGCAACCTATTATGCAAACTAA
- a CDS encoding JAB domain-containing protein gives MSITLEIGKYSEQIKSVGFQKMEFSDIDEAIANLEFMKMGFNYFKTGESLIVRLEEGKKPHLIDYDAIVPIQEIRKELEDKYHPNLTQNEKEVQSIATEEKTKISANSNFIFEEDETTRYAKTSSGEKLPFKLFNPHETGAGSNLLREPENSLQSNDFALVERRFAENKSLQLFGNEKIGSIDDVAWLFKALEDEAVEHAFLVYDFEDKGYFVQHISTGTFDAAFVDNRLLIGNVLEVKPKAITLVHNHPSGNLKVSKADKDCIIKLKKALEDSNIKVNNGVIINLRSGKYVVFDENETENIDMKSNPQSFKEIQPYSFSKQVLVENYQPVKITSSTDIAKFITSQKFGISDKTELLVLNNQLNIVGKFIMPPDNQLDFIIGKVAKFGGSKCILYGNNITPEQVNTYNKKLHFSGIEILDAILFNSENGRKLYESFADSGVLRNQKEMNGEVREDSSLNHYKQNQKSKIMETQKEFNQVDYLRNQLKYLGFGEGEKLHKDLESGMNSAEKQFEIKTNSDKALPGNNVDFTLKFNKTENDGVFLNSYHAVLNNEKGEGISQNFTVNRENTFTAKEAVNLLEGRSVKIEFINPKTEQLEPAFVKLNFVEPKSEKGNYNFQNFYKNYGVDTAQIVEKSNLIFERPEHKETTIKSLEKGNVVKVKFELDDHKVEGKAVLNPQYKNLCLYDQDMNRINTNKPLEGLENDHVHEKKNMKEQSIKR, from the coding sequence ATGAGTATAACATTAGAAATAGGCAAGTACAGCGAACAAATTAAATCTGTGGGTTTTCAAAAAATGGAATTTTCCGACATCGATGAGGCTATAGCTAATCTCGAATTTATGAAAATGGGATTCAATTATTTTAAAACTGGAGAATCTTTGATCGTGAGATTAGAAGAAGGGAAAAAGCCACATCTCATCGATTACGACGCAATTGTTCCGATCCAAGAAATTAGAAAAGAACTCGAAGATAAATACCACCCCAATTTAACTCAAAATGAAAAAGAAGTTCAATCGATTGCAACAGAAGAAAAAACGAAAATATCGGCAAACTCAAATTTTATTTTTGAGGAAGATGAAACAACAAGGTATGCAAAAACCTCGTCGGGTGAAAAATTACCTTTTAAATTGTTTAATCCCCATGAAACTGGTGCCGGATCCAATTTACTACGGGAACCGGAAAATTCTTTGCAATCCAACGATTTTGCATTAGTAGAACGGCGTTTTGCTGAGAATAAATCACTTCAACTCTTTGGAAATGAAAAAATCGGAAGTATTGATGATGTTGCATGGCTATTTAAAGCACTGGAAGATGAAGCCGTAGAACATGCTTTTTTAGTCTATGATTTTGAGGATAAAGGATATTTTGTTCAGCATATTTCTACCGGAACTTTTGATGCAGCATTTGTAGATAATCGGCTTTTGATTGGAAATGTTTTGGAAGTCAAGCCGAAAGCAATAACTCTAGTTCATAACCATCCGAGCGGAAATTTGAAAGTTTCAAAAGCTGATAAGGATTGTATCATCAAATTAAAAAAAGCATTAGAAGATTCAAATATAAAGGTCAATAACGGGGTCATTATCAATTTACGAAGTGGAAAGTATGTCGTATTTGATGAGAATGAAACTGAAAATATTGATATGAAATCAAACCCACAATCTTTTAAAGAAATACAACCGTATTCTTTCAGTAAACAGGTTTTGGTCGAAAATTATCAACCAGTTAAAATAACCAGTTCAACAGATATTGCAAAATTTATTACGTCACAAAAATTTGGCATATCTGATAAGACAGAATTGCTCGTGCTCAATAATCAGTTGAATATCGTTGGAAAATTTATTATGCCACCAGATAATCAACTTGATTTTATCATTGGAAAAGTAGCAAAGTTTGGCGGATCAAAATGCATTTTATATGGAAACAATATCACTCCGGAGCAAGTTAACACCTACAATAAAAAACTTCATTTTTCAGGAATTGAAATTTTAGATGCTATTCTATTCAACAGTGAAAATGGAAGAAAATTGTATGAATCATTTGCTGACAGTGGAGTACTTAGAAATCAAAAAGAAATGAATGGTGAAGTACGTGAAGATTCGAGCCTTAATCATTATAAACAAAATCAAAAATCAAAAATTATGGAAACACAAAAAGAATTTAACCAAGTAGATTATTTAAGAAATCAATTAAAATACCTTGGTTTTGGTGAGGGAGAAAAACTTCACAAGGATTTAGAATCGGGAATGAATTCTGCTGAAAAACAGTTTGAAATTAAAACGAATTCAGACAAAGCATTACCCGGAAATAATGTTGATTTTACCTTAAAATTCAATAAGACTGAAAATGATGGGGTTTTTCTAAACTCTTACCACGCAGTTTTAAATAATGAAAAAGGAGAAGGCATTTCTCAAAATTTTACGGTAAATCGGGAAAATACTTTCACAGCTAAGGAAGCAGTCAACCTTTTAGAAGGTCGTTCCGTGAAAATAGAATTCATTAATCCGAAAACGGAACAACTGGAACCAGCTTTCGTTAAACTAAACTTCGTAGAACCTAAATCGGAAAAAGGAAATTATAACTTCCAGAATTTTTATAAAAATTATGGGGTAGATACCGCACAGATTGTAGAAAAATCAAACCTGATTTTTGAAAGACCTGAGCATAAAGAGACCACCATAAAATCCTTGGAAAAAGGAAATGTTGTTAAGGTCAAATTTGAACTGGATGATCATAAAGTCGAAGGAAAAGCAGTTTTGAATCCTCAATATAAAAATTTATGCCTGTACGATCAGGATATGAACAGGATCAATACGAACAAGCCATTAGAGGGTTTGGAGAATGACCATGTGCACGAAAAGAAGAACATGAAGGAACAAAGTATTAAGCGATAA
- a CDS encoding transposase, with translation MTQKPEKCFVFLTNNFEITGLQVAMLYKNRWKIELFFKWMKQHLKIKTFWETSENAVRIQIHTTIITYCLVAIVGKDLKI, from the coding sequence TTGACACAGAAACCGGAAAAATGTTTTGTCTTCCTAACCAACAATTTTGAAATCACAGGGCTGCAAGTAGCGATGCTGTACAAAAATCGTTGGAAGATTGAACTTTTTTTCAAGTGGATGAAGCAACATTTGAAGATTAAAACTTTTTGGGAAACTTCCGAAAATGCAGTTCGCATCCAGATACACACCACAATAATCACTTATTGTTTGGTTGCAATTGTAGGAAAAGACCTCAAAATTTAA